The segment AAGAAGGGGTAAGTAGGTTAAAAGAGTTTAAAAAAGCATACCAAGAAGCTATTAGAAACGCTCATGCTACAATAGATTTAAAATATTCTTATCAACCAAATGAAGTAAAACAAACTTTAGTTGAAGAAGGAAAACCTACAATTTCAATTCCAGCTAAAATCATTAATGGTGTAAAAGAAGTTTTACCTGTTAAAATTGAAAACCACACCAACAACAATGAAGGTATTACTCAGGTAAATACTTTAAGTGCACAACCAAAATAAAATGGTTTTCAATTAATAAACACTAAACCTGAAGTAATTTGTTATGCTTTAAAAACAAAAAATAAAGATTTATTTATTATTAAATATAAAAACGAAATCCTATATGAAAGTTCTGATAGTTGGATTGCAGAGTACTACAAAAACAATAAATTGGTTATAGAAAAATATAAGATTAATTTTTAATAACCATACTTATCTTTCCATCTGTTTTTTAAAATTTCTCTAAATTGATTTTCTCTTGGGTTTGTTCCTGGCTCGTATATTTTTGTGCCAGAAATTTCATCAGGTAAAAACTCTTGTGCTACAAAATTATTTGGATAATTATGTGAATACTGATAGTTTTTACCATACTCTAAATCCTTCATCAACTTAGTTGGTGCATTTCTTAAATGGAGAGGAATCGATAAATCTCCAGTTTTTTGTACTAAACTTTGCGCTTCATTAATTGCCATATAAGAAGCATTACTTTTAGTAGAATTTGCCAAATAAATAGCACATTGACTTAAAATAATTCTAGATTCTGGATGGCCAATTATAGAAACTGCTTGAAATGTATTATTTGCTAAAATTAATGCAGTAGGATTTGCATTACCAATATCTTCTGAAGCTAAAATTAACAATCTTCTGGCAATAAATTTCACATCTTCACCTCCTTCAATCATTCTTGCCAACCAATAAACTGCTGCATTTGGATCACTTCCTCGTATAGATTTTATAAATGCAGAAATAATATCATAATGTTGTTCACCAGTTTTGTCATATCTCACACTATTTTTCTGAACCTTTTCTAAGACTAAAGAATTTGTAATTTCTATTTCGTCATCTGTAGCAACTAATAATTCAAAAATATTAAGCAATTTTCGAGCATCTCCACTAGAAACTTGTAATAAAGCATCTGTTTCTTTAAGTGTAATTTTTTTGGTTGATAAAAGCACGTCTTTTTCCATTGCTCTATGTAGAAGAGCAATCAAATCGTCTTTGTCAAAAGAATTTAAAATATAAACTTGACAGCGAGAGAGTAGGGCAGGAATCACTTCAAAACTTGGGTTTTCTGTAGTTGCCCCAATTAAAGTAACCCAACCTTTTTCTACAGCTCCTAATAAAGAATCTTGTTGAGACTTACTAAATCTATGAATTTCATCAATAAATAAAATTGGATTTTTTGCTGTGAATAATCCCCCACCTTTTTTAGCTTTTTCTATTATTTCTCTAACATCTTTTACACCAGCACTAATTGCGCTTAAAGTATAAAAAGGTCTTTTAGATTCAGTAGCAATAATATTTGCTAAAGTTGTTTTTCCTATTCCTGGAGGCCCCCATAAAATTAAAGAAGGGATAATTCCTTGTTTAATTAATTTGGTTAAAACGCCATTTTTTCCAACTAAATGTTGCTGACTTATATAGTCTTCAAGCGTTTTTGGTCTAATTCTTTCTGCCAAAGGTTCATTCATACGGTAAAAATAGCAAAGATTTCTGACAGAAGTAGTAGATTTTATATTTGGTTAGATTTTTGTTATTTTTATATCTATGAAAGATGCAAATAATTTACAATTTTCTAAATCAGTTTTTTTAATTCCAACAATATATATAGTTAGTATTTGGGTTATTTATTGGGTCGAAATTACTTTTGGATATAATTTTAATAAGTTTGGAGTTTTTCCAAGAGATTTAGTAGGTTTTAGAGGTGTTTTTTTAACGCACTTTATTCATAGTGATGCAAACCATGTTTTTAATAATTCAATTCCGTTATTTGTCTTATTAGTTAGTTTATTTTACTTTTATAAAGATGTTGCTTATAAAGTATTACTTTTTGGAGGTTTTTTAACCGGTTTTATTACTTGGTTAATTGCTAGAGAATCTTTTCATATTGGTGCAAGTGGAATTGTATATTTACTTTTTAGCTTTGTTTTTTTTAGTGGAATAATAAAAAAGCACTACAGATTAGTAGCGCTTTCATTAATTATTATTTTTCTCTACGGGAGTATGATTTGGTATGTCTTACCTATAAAAGACGGGATGTCTTGGGAAGGACACCTCTCAGGTCTTGTAACAGGTTTCTTTTTCGCTTTTATTAAAAGGAAAAAAGGAATCGTTAAAAAGGAACATCAATTTTCTAAGACAGAATTCGATTTGTTATTTGATGAAAAAGGTAATTTTTCACCACCAAAAATAGAAGATGAGTTACAAGAATAAAAGGTGTTT is part of the Polaribacter sp. SA4-10 genome and harbors:
- a CDS encoding replication-associated recombination protein A, giving the protein MNEPLAERIRPKTLEDYISQQHLVGKNGVLTKLIKQGIIPSLILWGPPGIGKTTLANIIATESKRPFYTLSAISAGVKDVREIIEKAKKGGGLFTAKNPILFIDEIHRFSKSQQDSLLGAVEKGWVTLIGATTENPSFEVIPALLSRCQVYILNSFDKDDLIALLHRAMEKDVLLSTKKITLKETDALLQVSSGDARKLLNIFELLVATDDEIEITNSLVLEKVQKNSVRYDKTGEQHYDIISAFIKSIRGSDPNAAVYWLARMIEGGEDVKFIARRLLILASEDIGNANPTALILANNTFQAVSIIGHPESRIILSQCAIYLANSTKSNASYMAINEAQSLVQKTGDLSIPLHLRNAPTKLMKDLEYGKNYQYSHNYPNNFVAQEFLPDEISGTKIYEPGTNPRENQFREILKNRWKDKYGY
- a CDS encoding rhomboid family intramembrane serine protease, which produces MKDANNLQFSKSVFLIPTIYIVSIWVIYWVEITFGYNFNKFGVFPRDLVGFRGVFLTHFIHSDANHVFNNSIPLFVLLVSLFYFYKDVAYKVLLFGGFLTGFITWLIARESFHIGASGIVYLLFSFVFFSGIIKKHYRLVALSLIIIFLYGSMIWYVLPIKDGMSWEGHLSGLVTGFFFAFIKRKKGIVKKEHQFSKTEFDLLFDEKGNFSPPKIEDELQE